One stretch of Prunus persica cultivar Lovell chromosome G1, Prunus_persica_NCBIv2, whole genome shotgun sequence DNA includes these proteins:
- the LOC18791619 gene encoding ethylene-responsive transcription factor ERF014: MAGPEVLTKTTTATSRPTNNKTMVTKSPSTTKTALRRYVGVRQRPSGRWVAEIKDSSQRVRLWLGTYDTPEEAARAYDEAARALRGENARTNFVSPGPATNPNSSPLVSSVSNGGFMSGSDGRHGGTGGLSFSSLKAKLSKNLQSIMARSSDHNKSSKSRVSDHFTFASIFHFRKYQYQNPINPSIDMKNIEKVVQPSIIVPHNGEGSTSTEPSSWESSSISDCSAEWAHGFRQAGVDSEGSEIGEGNIMDQLMGWIDSPDNQMGSRISVGDDDSEEGSRSKRFKVSSSVMVPPTFSTGSPFNNINGETSN; encoded by the coding sequence ATGGCAGGACCTGAAGTACTCACAAAAACTACAACTGCAACCAGCCGCCccaccaacaacaaaaccatGGTAACCAAATCCCCATCAACTACGAAAACCGCACTTCGAAGGTACGTTGGGGTTAGGCAAAGGCCGTCTGGAAGATGGGTAGCTGAGATCAAGGACTCATCTCAACGTGTGAGGCTATGGCTAGGCACTTATGACACACCTGAAGAAGCAGCAAGAGCTTATGATGAAGCTGCCAGAGCCCTACGTGGCGAAAACGCACGTACCAACTTTGTGTCTCCAGGGCCTGCTACGAACCCCAACTCAAGTCCATTGGTCTCTTCTGTTTCCAATGGGGGCTTTATGTCGGGGTCTGATGGCAGACATGGCGGCACAGGGGGGCTTAGCTTCTCTTCCTTAAAGGCCAAGTTAAGCAAGAACCTCCAAAGCATCATGGCTAGGAGTAGTGATCATAACAAGTCATCCAAGAGTAGGGTGAGTGATCACTTCACTTTTGCAAGTATTTTCCACTTCAGGAAATACCAATACCAAAACCCAATAAACCCTTCAATTGATATGAAGAATATCGAGAAAGTGGTGCAGCCTAGCATCATTGTGCCTCATAACGGAGAAGGTAGTACTAGTACTGAGCCTTCCTCTTGGGAAAGCTCTAGTATCTCAGACTGCAGTGCGGAGTGGGCTCACGGGTTCAGGCAAGCCGGGGTGGACTCAGAAGGGTCTGAAATTGGGGAAGGGAACATTATGGACCAACTTATGGGGTGGATAGATAGCCCAGATAATCAGATGGGCAGTAGGATTAGTGTTGGTGATGATGATAGTGAGGAGGGGTCAAGGAGTAAGAGGTTCAAGGTTTCTTCTTCAGTCATGGTGCCTCCAACATTTAGCACTGGATCTCcatttaataatattaatggAGAAACTTCAAACTAA